Proteins encoded in a region of the Saccharothrix ecbatanensis genome:
- the ppgK gene encoding polyphosphate--glucose phosphotransferase has protein sequence MGMTRGFGVDIGGSGIKGGLVDLEAGALDGERLRIITPQPSTPDAVADVVAEIVEKFNWDGPVGVTLPCVVKHGIAHSAANVDQAWIGTDAAELFSQRLGRPKDQIVVLNDADAAGIAEMRFGSGVGRDGLVVLLTFGTGIGTALFQDGKLIPNTEFGHLEVDGHDAEKRAAASVKEDKGLTWAEWTPRVSRYVNVLEDLIWPDLVIAGGGVSKKAEKWLPLLEVRTEVVAAALKNDAGIVGAAVAAAQGLRH, from the coding sequence ATGGGCATGACCCGCGGGTTCGGTGTGGACATCGGCGGTTCCGGCATCAAGGGCGGGCTCGTGGACCTGGAGGCGGGTGCACTGGACGGCGAGCGCCTGCGCATCATCACGCCGCAGCCTTCGACGCCGGACGCGGTCGCCGACGTGGTCGCCGAGATCGTCGAGAAGTTCAACTGGGACGGTCCCGTGGGCGTCACGCTGCCCTGCGTCGTCAAGCACGGTATCGCGCACAGCGCCGCAAACGTCGACCAGGCGTGGATCGGCACGGACGCCGCCGAACTGTTCTCCCAGCGCCTCGGCCGGCCGAAGGACCAGATCGTCGTGCTGAACGACGCCGACGCCGCCGGTATCGCCGAGATGCGGTTCGGCTCCGGTGTCGGCCGGGACGGCCTGGTGGTCCTGCTGACGTTCGGCACGGGCATCGGCACCGCCCTGTTCCAGGACGGCAAGCTCATCCCGAACACCGAGTTCGGCCACCTCGAAGTCGACGGCCACGACGCGGAGAAGCGCGCCGCGGCCTCGGTGAAGGAGGACAAGGGCCTGACCTGGGCGGAGTGGACGCCGCGCGTCTCCCGGTACGTCAACGTGCTGGAGGACCTGATCTGGCCGGACCTGGTGATCGCGGGCGGCGGGGTCAGCAAGAAGGCCGAGAAGTGGCTCCCGCTGCTCGAGGTGCGCACCGAGGTGGTGGCCGCCGCGTTGAAGAACGACGCGGGCATCGTGGGGGCCGCGGTAGCCGCCGCGCAGGGTCTCCGCCACTGA
- a CDS encoding inositol monophosphatase family protein, which translates to MRFDPRSLVDTAVLVAREAGELAVTMREAAVTDVDTKSSATDVVTAADRASEQLVRRRLAELRPGEPVIGEEEGGTAAVEGLTWVVDPIDGTVNYLYGIPHYAVSIAAQIDGASVAGAVVEPVSGRVWTAARGGGAWLDGRRLAVSDATRLDLSLLGYGFAYRAERRQRQAEAWAGLATRVRDMRRAGAASLDLCAVAAGRLDAYAEHTLGRWDWAAGALLASEAGAVVHLPGEAPELGADATFAAAPGIADALFTALVESGFGKV; encoded by the coding sequence TTGCGTTTCGATCCGCGCTCATTGGTCGACACCGCCGTGCTCGTGGCCCGCGAGGCGGGCGAGTTGGCGGTCACCATGCGCGAAGCCGCCGTGACCGATGTCGACACCAAGAGCAGTGCCACGGACGTGGTGACGGCGGCCGACCGCGCGTCCGAGCAACTCGTCCGGCGGCGGCTCGCCGAACTGCGACCCGGTGAGCCGGTGATCGGGGAGGAAGAAGGCGGTACCGCCGCGGTCGAGGGGCTGACCTGGGTCGTCGACCCGATCGACGGGACGGTGAATTACCTGTACGGGATTCCGCACTACGCCGTGTCGATCGCCGCCCAGATCGACGGCGCGTCGGTGGCCGGCGCGGTCGTGGAACCGGTCAGCGGACGGGTGTGGACGGCGGCGCGCGGGGGTGGGGCGTGGCTGGACGGGCGGCGGCTCGCCGTGTCGGACGCCACCCGATTGGACTTGTCCCTTTTGGGTTACGGCTTCGCGTACCGGGCGGAGCGGCGGCAGCGTCAGGCGGAGGCGTGGGCCGGTCTGGCGACGCGGGTGCGTGACATGCGGCGGGCCGGTGCGGCGTCGTTGGACCTGTGCGCCGTGGCGGCCGGGCGGCTGGACGCGTACGCCGAGCACACGCTGGGTCGGTGGGACTGGGCGGCGGGGGCGTTGCTGGCCAGTGAGGCCGGTGCGGTCGTGCACCTGCCGGGGGAGGCGCCGGAACTGGGGGCGGACGCCACGTTCGCCGCCGCGCCGGGCATCGCCGACGCCCTGTTCACCGCCCTGGTCGAGTCCGGCTTCGGCAAGGTCTAA
- the cei gene encoding envelope integrity protein Cei: MGPGTGSSGSSRYRKRRPLPALVLFLVLAVTSVVVWNRVLADAGDVDAAIKCNTPGSAPSVASGAPPAGPQPALGTVLEHNALDRTDPVPVGEVQFRVFNASTQRNQARFVATTLVELGLKQAAEPGNDPVYPAQDMACRGQIRFGAPGAGAARTLSLIEPCLELVRDERQDATVDLAIGQKFSEVKPNSDARKVLDQLAAWAEQQPEQQGGQAAEGSTAPSLNADNLEAARDVHC; encoded by the coding sequence GTGGGACCCGGTACGGGGAGCAGCGGGTCGTCGCGGTACCGGAAGCGACGGCCGTTGCCGGCGCTCGTCCTGTTCCTGGTGCTCGCCGTGACGTCGGTAGTGGTGTGGAACCGCGTGCTGGCGGACGCTGGGGACGTGGACGCCGCGATCAAGTGCAACACGCCGGGTTCGGCGCCCTCGGTCGCTTCCGGCGCGCCACCGGCCGGGCCGCAGCCCGCGCTGGGCACGGTGCTGGAGCACAACGCGCTGGACCGGACGGATCCGGTGCCGGTCGGCGAGGTGCAGTTCCGCGTGTTCAACGCCAGCACGCAGCGCAACCAGGCGCGGTTCGTCGCGACGACGCTGGTCGAGCTGGGGTTGAAGCAGGCGGCCGAGCCGGGCAACGACCCGGTGTACCCGGCGCAGGACATGGCGTGCCGCGGGCAGATCCGGTTCGGGGCGCCCGGTGCGGGTGCCGCGCGGACGTTGAGCCTGATCGAGCCGTGCCTCGAGCTGGTGCGGGACGAGCGGCAGGACGCGACGGTGGACCTGGCGATCGGCCAGAAGTTCAGCGAGGTGAAGCCGAACAGCGACGCCCGCAAGGTGCTCGACCAGCTGGCCGCGTGGGCCGAGCAGCAGCCGGAGCAGCAGGGTGGCCAGGCGGCCGAGGGCTCGACCGCGCCGTCCCTGAACGCCGACAACCTCGAGGCCGCCCGCGACGTCCACTGCTGA
- a CDS encoding DUF4193 domain-containing protein → MATDYDAPRRSEADELAEDSLEELKARRNETQSGVVDIDEDATAENFELPGADLSGEELTFKVLPKQADEFTCSKCFLVHHRSRLAEEVNGQYICRDCA, encoded by the coding sequence ATGGCGACCGACTACGACGCACCGCGTCGCAGCGAGGCGGACGAACTCGCTGAGGACTCCCTAGAGGAGCTGAAGGCGCGGCGCAACGAAACGCAGTCCGGGGTCGTCGACATCGACGAGGACGCGACCGCCGAGAACTTCGAGCTGCCGGGCGCCGACCTGTCCGGCGAGGAGCTCACGTTCAAGGTCCTGCCGAAGCAGGCGGACGAGTTCACGTGCTCGAAGTGCTTCCTGGTGCACCACCGCAGCAGGCTGGCCGAAGAAGTCAACGGCCAGTACATCTGCCGCGACTGCGCCTGA
- a CDS encoding DUF3093 domain-containing protein, with amino-acid sequence MSESAVTAPIVFRERLYVPWWGWPLPLAAAALLAAEIHMGFPGVRSWLPYVITVPLAVLLIVRMGSVKVEVSGGELRVGQAHVPLDLLGEVEVFDSKSKRKAMGPNLDPMAFVTHRGWVGPMVRVAIDDPADPTPYWLFSVRSAEKLAAVLRDR; translated from the coding sequence GTGAGCGAGAGTGCTGTGACCGCCCCCATCGTGTTCCGCGAGCGGCTGTACGTCCCGTGGTGGGGCTGGCCGCTGCCGTTGGCCGCGGCCGCGTTGCTGGCGGCCGAGATCCACATGGGGTTCCCGGGCGTGCGGTCGTGGCTGCCGTACGTCATCACGGTGCCGCTGGCCGTGCTGCTGATCGTGCGGATGGGTTCGGTGAAGGTCGAGGTGTCCGGCGGCGAGCTGCGGGTCGGCCAGGCGCACGTGCCGCTGGACCTGCTCGGCGAGGTCGAGGTGTTCGACTCGAAGTCGAAGCGGAAGGCGATGGGGCCGAACCTGGACCCGATGGCGTTCGTGACGCACCGCGGGTGGGTGGGGCCGATGGTGCGGGTCGCGATCGACGACCCCGCGGACCCGACGCCGTACTGGCTGTTCAGCGTGCGTTCGGCGGAGAAGTTGGCGGCCGTGCTGCGTGATCGGTGA
- the dut gene encoding dUTP diphosphatase, with translation MPSVEVLLSRLDPAVPVPAYARPGDAGADLVTTTDVVIEPGERAVVGTGVAIALPEGYAGFVHPRSGLAARVGLSVVNTPGTIDAGYRGEIKVCLVNHDLREAVVLTRGDRIAQLVVQKVEHAVFREVEELPDSARGEGGYGSTGGHDVLARTEG, from the coding sequence GTGCCCAGCGTCGAGGTCCTCTTGTCCCGTCTCGATCCTGCCGTGCCAGTCCCGGCCTACGCCCGACCGGGTGATGCCGGCGCGGACCTGGTGACGACCACCGACGTGGTGATCGAACCGGGTGAACGCGCGGTGGTGGGGACCGGTGTCGCGATCGCGCTCCCCGAGGGCTATGCGGGATTCGTGCACCCGCGTTCGGGCCTGGCCGCGCGTGTCGGTCTGAGCGTGGTCAACACACCAGGCACGATCGACGCGGGCTACCGGGGTGAGATCAAGGTTTGTCTGGTGAACCACGACCTGCGCGAGGCCGTCGTGCTCACGCGCGGTGACCGGATCGCCCAGCTCGTGGTGCAAAAGGTGGAACACGCGGTGTTCCGCGAAGTCGAAGAGCTGCCCGACTCCGCACGCGGAGAGGGCGGCTACGGCTCTACAGGCGGGCACGACGTGCTCGCCCGGACGGAGGGGTGA
- a CDS encoding DUF3710 domain-containing protein, with amino-acid sequence MFGKRRKRGRHSANRGTAQPEVEFDGVEEAEVGPFDESQAPDDGLTRLDLGSIRLPVPDGAQLQVEMDPAGAVRAVHLLTTVGQLTVSAFAAPKSDRLWPDVSSEMIAQFKSDGFRILRENGEWGEEIAARNNEVHLRVVGVDGHRWMLRGIAAAPTEELGLKATEALYALVRDTIVVRGEQAMPVRTPLPIELPEAIARHVQAQGQQQA; translated from the coding sequence ATGTTCGGAAAGCGCCGCAAGCGCGGTAGGCACTCCGCGAACCGGGGGACGGCGCAACCCGAGGTCGAGTTCGACGGTGTCGAGGAGGCCGAGGTGGGGCCGTTCGACGAGTCGCAGGCCCCGGACGACGGACTGACCCGGTTGGACCTGGGCTCGATCCGGCTGCCCGTGCCCGACGGCGCGCAGCTCCAGGTGGAGATGGACCCGGCGGGCGCGGTGCGGGCGGTGCACCTGCTGACGACCGTCGGCCAGCTCACCGTCAGCGCGTTCGCCGCGCCCAAGTCGGACCGGCTGTGGCCGGACGTCAGCAGCGAGATGATCGCCCAGTTCAAGTCCGACGGCTTCCGGATCCTGCGGGAGAACGGCGAGTGGGGCGAGGAGATCGCGGCCCGCAACAACGAGGTGCACCTGCGCGTAGTGGGCGTGGACGGCCACCGGTGGATGCTGCGCGGTATCGCCGCGGCGCCGACCGAGGAGCTGGGCCTGAAGGCGACCGAGGCGCTGTACGCGCTGGTCAGGGACACGATCGTGGTGCGCGGCGAGCAGGCGATGCCGGTGCGCACGCCGTTGCCGATCGAACTGCCCGAGGCCATCGCCAGGCACGTCCAGGCCCAAGGCCAACAGCAGGCCTAG
- a CDS encoding alpha/beta fold hydrolase, with translation MRSTRAVLLPGTASDEVFVASVFAGPLAEAGLSLLAPASRGVREHVEALDAAWDGTPLVVGGVSLGAHVAAAWAVRHPERCAGLLVALPAWHGAADGAPAALAASASASVVESAGVEAALAGVDGWLGAELRRAWPRYGTRLAEVLREAAGSSSPTLAELGGLTVPVGVATCTDDPVHPLGIAREWVGALPRAVLRTTTLAALGADRESLGRATLTAYLDA, from the coding sequence ATGAGATCGACACGCGCCGTTCTGCTGCCCGGCACCGCGTCCGACGAGGTGTTCGTGGCGTCGGTCTTCGCGGGTCCGCTGGCGGAGGCCGGGTTGTCGCTGCTCGCCCCCGCGTCGCGGGGCGTCCGGGAGCACGTGGAGGCGTTGGACGCCGCCTGGGACGGGACTCCGCTGGTCGTGGGCGGGGTGTCGCTGGGGGCGCACGTGGCGGCGGCGTGGGCGGTGCGGCATCCCGAGCGGTGCGCGGGGCTCCTGGTGGCCTTGCCGGCGTGGCACGGGGCCGCAGACGGCGCACCGGCTGCCTTGGCCGCGTCGGCCAGTGCCTCGGTGGTGGAGTCGGCGGGGGTCGAGGCCGCGCTCGCCGGGGTGGACGGGTGGCTCGGCGCCGAGCTGCGGCGAGCCTGGCCCCGGTACGGGACGCGACTGGCGGAGGTGCTGAGGGAGGCCGCCGGGTCGTCCTCGCCGACGTTGGCCGAACTGGGCGGGCTGACGGTGCCAGTGGGGGTCGCCACCTGCACTGACGACCCCGTTCACCCGTTGGGTATCGCCCGGGAGTGGGTCGGGGCGCTTCCCCGTGCCGTGCTGCGCACGACGACGCTGGCGGCGTTGGGCGCGGACCGGGAGTCCCTGGGCCGCGCCACGCTCACCGCGTACCTCGATGCCTAG
- a CDS encoding OB-fold nucleic acid binding domain-containing protein, producing MTGTGGGYWRRLVRRLTTDVSELDADDLSRKAEAVGAIRACDCESGQEVTVMGRLRSVELCPRDAAATLEAELYDGTEGVTLVWLGRRRIAGIEPGRTIKARGRIAVRDGRKVLYNPYYELQNAS from the coding sequence ATGACTGGTACTGGGGGTGGCTACTGGCGCCGCCTCGTGCGTCGGCTTACCACCGACGTCAGCGAGTTGGACGCCGACGACCTGTCTCGAAAAGCCGAGGCCGTCGGGGCCATCCGCGCGTGCGACTGCGAGTCCGGTCAGGAGGTGACGGTGATGGGCAGGCTGCGCAGTGTCGAGCTTTGTCCGCGTGACGCCGCCGCCACGCTGGAGGCGGAGTTGTACGACGGCACCGAGGGCGTCACGCTGGTCTGGCTGGGTCGTCGCCGGATCGCGGGCATCGAGCCGGGCAGGACGATCAAGGCCAGAGGGCGGATAGCGGTGCGTGACGGCCGCAAGGTGCTCTACAACCCCTACTACGAGTTGCAGAACGCTTCATGA
- a CDS encoding DUF3159 domain-containing protein — protein sequence MTKVDESEKQPTMLEQMGGVSGLLFSSLPVVVFVLVNALAGLMPAIWSALSSAVVIGIVLAMRKGSVQPAVSAVFGVGIAAFIAYRTGDAKGFFLFGIWQSLVYGGVFLGSILVRWPLAGVIWSALNGQGQSWRQDKASVRDYDIATLVWALVFGARFVVQRWLYDEASVGWLAAARLAMGYPLMAVALVATVWAVRRSDKRLKASLALAEEENRAAEERLRAQAGADPNLAKPDIYERMLDVPAEHRPQPARADER from the coding sequence ATGACAAAAGTGGACGAGTCCGAGAAGCAGCCCACCATGCTGGAGCAGATGGGCGGCGTCAGCGGTCTCCTGTTCTCCTCGTTGCCCGTCGTGGTGTTCGTGCTGGTCAACGCGTTGGCCGGGCTCATGCCGGCGATCTGGAGCGCGCTGTCGTCGGCCGTGGTGATCGGCATCGTGCTGGCCATGCGCAAGGGCTCGGTGCAGCCGGCCGTCTCGGCGGTCTTCGGCGTCGGCATCGCCGCGTTCATCGCCTACCGCACCGGTGACGCCAAGGGCTTCTTCCTGTTCGGCATCTGGCAGAGCCTCGTCTACGGCGGCGTGTTCCTGGGCTCGATCCTGGTCAGATGGCCGCTCGCCGGCGTGATCTGGTCGGCCCTCAACGGCCAGGGCCAGTCGTGGCGGCAGGACAAGGCGAGCGTCCGCGACTACGACATCGCCACGCTCGTGTGGGCGCTCGTCTTCGGCGCCAGGTTCGTGGTGCAGCGTTGGCTGTACGACGAGGCGTCGGTCGGCTGGCTGGCCGCGGCGCGGTTGGCCATGGGCTACCCGCTGATGGCGGTGGCGCTGGTCGCCACCGTGTGGGCGGTCCGCCGTTCGGACAAGCGCTTGAAGGCCTCGCTCGCCCTCGCCGAGGAAGAGAACCGGGCCGCCGAGGAACGCCTCCGGGCACAGGCCGGGGCCGATCCGAACCTCGCCAAGCCGGACATCTACGAGCGGATGCTCGACGTTCCCGCCGAACACCGCCCGCAGCCCGCACGGGCCGACGAGCGGTAA
- a CDS encoding potassium channel family protein: MRIAIAGAGAVGRSIAAELVSDGHQVMLIERDRNHFEPHTVEQAEWVQADACELSSLEDAGMQLCDVVIAATGDDKVNLVVSLLAKTEFAVKRVVARVNDPANEWLFTESWGVDVAVSTPRILSALVEEAVTVGDVVRLMTLRQGQANLVEITLPGDTPLAGSPVNGLALPRDAALVTILRGGRVIVPTPEDTLEGGDELLFVASAAVENEIRSALGY; the protein is encoded by the coding sequence TTGCGTATCGCCATTGCTGGGGCCGGCGCGGTGGGCCGGTCCATCGCGGCCGAACTGGTGTCCGACGGGCACCAGGTGATGCTGATCGAGCGGGACCGCAACCACTTCGAGCCGCACACCGTGGAGCAGGCCGAGTGGGTGCAGGCCGACGCGTGCGAGCTGTCGTCGTTGGAAGACGCCGGGATGCAGCTGTGCGACGTGGTGATCGCGGCGACCGGTGACGACAAGGTCAACCTGGTCGTGTCGCTGCTGGCGAAGACCGAGTTCGCGGTGAAGCGCGTGGTGGCTCGGGTGAACGACCCGGCCAACGAATGGCTGTTCACCGAGTCGTGGGGCGTGGACGTGGCCGTGTCCACGCCGCGCATCCTGTCGGCGCTGGTCGAGGAGGCGGTGACGGTCGGGGACGTGGTGCGGTTGATGACGCTGCGCCAGGGTCAGGCGAACCTGGTGGAGATCACCCTTCCCGGTGACACGCCGCTGGCCGGCTCGCCCGTGAACGGGTTGGCGCTGCCCCGCGACGCGGCGCTGGTGACGATCCTGCGCGGCGGCCGGGTCATCGTGCCGACGCCCGAGGACACGCTGGAAGGCGGGGACGAGCTGCTGTTCGTGGCCTCCGCCGCCGTGGAGAACGAGATCCGCTCGGCGCTGGGGTACTAG
- a CDS encoding potassium channel family protein, whose translation MHVVIMGCGRVGSSLARALERLDHQVSVIDKDAMSFRRLGPDFHGQQVVGNGFDQKVLIQAGIERAGAFAAVSSGDNSNIISARVARETFGVEAVVARIYDEKRAAVYERLGIPTVATVPWSTDRFLRMLLPEGTATAWRDPSGTVAVLPLELHEDWVGRTVRDLEEATGCRVAFVMRFGTGVLPDLKTVLQADDQVYVAALSGTVTDVAAAAAHAPEES comes from the coding sequence GTGCACGTGGTGATCATGGGCTGTGGCCGGGTGGGCTCGTCCCTGGCCAGGGCGCTGGAGCGCCTGGACCACCAGGTCTCGGTGATCGACAAGGACGCGATGTCGTTCCGGAGACTCGGCCCCGACTTCCACGGCCAGCAGGTCGTCGGCAACGGTTTCGACCAGAAGGTGCTGATCCAGGCCGGTATCGAACGGGCGGGCGCGTTCGCGGCCGTGTCCAGCGGCGACAACTCCAACATCATCTCGGCGCGGGTGGCGCGGGAGACGTTCGGGGTGGAGGCGGTGGTCGCCCGGATCTACGACGAGAAGCGCGCCGCGGTGTACGAGCGGCTGGGCATCCCGACCGTGGCGACCGTGCCGTGGTCCACCGACCGGTTCCTGCGGATGCTGCTGCCCGAGGGCACGGCGACCGCGTGGCGCGACCCGTCCGGCACGGTGGCTGTGCTGCCGCTTGAGCTGCACGAGGACTGGGTCGGGCGCACGGTGCGCGACCTGGAGGAGGCCACCGGGTGCCGGGTAGCGTTCGTGATGCGGTTCGGGACCGGCGTGCTGCCCGACTTGAAGACGGTGCTCCAGGCCGACGACCAGGTGTACGTGGCCGCCCTGTCCGGCACCGTGACGGATGTTGCCGCGGCTGCGGCTCACGCGCCGGAGGAGAGCTGA
- a CDS encoding APC family permease produces MSKLATAAKRLLVGRPFRSDRLSHTLLPKRIALPVFASDPMSSVAYAPEEILLTLSVAGLSAYAFSPWIGLVVVVVMLAVVASYRQNVHAYPSGGGDYEVATVNHGPRWGLTVASALLVDYILTVAVSISSAAANIGSLVPFVDTHKVLFSVTAIVILTAMNLRGVRESGAMFAIPTYAFVAGIVGMIVYGAVRVFLLDDEVRAESSTFTLAGEQGHLAGVGLAFLVLRAFSSGSAALTGVEAISNGVPAFRKPKSRNAATTLLLMGVLAIVMFLGLIFLARVTGVVVAEDPAHQLVGAPEGYQQKTLVAQLAGAVFGGFSPAIYYVIFFTGLILVLAANTAFNGFPVLGSILAQDRYLPRQLHTRGDRLAFSNGIVFLALAAIVLVVAFDAEVTKLIQLYIVGVFVSFVLSQSGMIRHWNRLLASETDPTARRRMRRSQAINSFGLFMTSAVLIIVLITKFLNGAWIAIAAMAAIYGLMTAIRRHYDRVAEELRQQEQNKEQQKLLPARNHAMVLVSKLHMPTLRAMAYAKATRPDILEAVTVNVDDMDTRRLVQAWGKENFKVPLKVIESPYREITRPVLEYVKRVRTDNPRDVVTVFIPEYVVGHWWEQFLHNQSALRLKGRLLFQPGVMVTSVPWQLASSSKVTDKDDVVAPGAIRRGLDKRGQEDQRNGK; encoded by the coding sequence GTGTCCAAGCTCGCAACCGCGGCCAAGCGCCTCCTGGTCGGCAGGCCCTTCCGCAGCGATCGCCTCTCCCACACGTTGCTGCCCAAACGCATCGCGTTGCCGGTGTTCGCGTCCGACCCGATGTCGAGCGTGGCCTACGCGCCGGAGGAGATCCTGCTGACGCTGTCGGTCGCCGGTCTCTCGGCGTACGCCTTCAGCCCGTGGATCGGCCTGGTCGTCGTGGTCGTGATGCTCGCGGTGGTGGCTTCCTACCGGCAGAACGTGCACGCGTACCCCTCCGGGGGCGGTGACTACGAGGTCGCGACCGTCAACCACGGCCCACGCTGGGGCCTCACGGTCGCCAGCGCGCTGCTGGTCGACTACATCCTCACGGTAGCGGTGTCGATCTCCTCGGCGGCGGCGAACATCGGTTCGCTGGTGCCGTTCGTGGACACGCACAAGGTCCTGTTCTCGGTGACGGCGATCGTCATCCTCACCGCGATGAACCTCCGGGGCGTGCGCGAGTCGGGCGCCATGTTCGCCATCCCGACCTACGCGTTCGTCGCCGGCATCGTCGGCATGATCGTCTACGGCGCGGTCCGGGTGTTCCTGCTCGACGACGAGGTCCGCGCCGAGAGCTCGACCTTCACCCTGGCCGGCGAGCAGGGACACCTCGCCGGCGTGGGCCTGGCGTTCCTCGTGCTGCGCGCGTTCTCCTCCGGCAGCGCGGCGCTGACCGGCGTCGAGGCGATCAGCAACGGCGTGCCCGCGTTCCGCAAGCCGAAGTCGCGCAACGCGGCGACCACCCTGCTGCTGATGGGCGTCCTCGCCATCGTCATGTTCCTCGGCCTGATCTTCCTGGCCCGGGTGACCGGCGTGGTGGTGGCGGAGGACCCGGCGCACCAGCTCGTCGGCGCGCCCGAGGGCTACCAGCAGAAGACGCTCGTCGCCCAGCTGGCCGGCGCCGTGTTCGGCGGCTTCTCGCCCGCGATCTACTACGTCATCTTCTTCACCGGCCTGATCCTGGTGCTCGCCGCGAACACCGCGTTCAACGGCTTCCCGGTGCTCGGCTCGATCCTCGCCCAGGACCGCTACCTGCCCCGCCAGCTGCACACCCGCGGCGACCGGCTGGCGTTCAGCAACGGCATCGTCTTCCTCGCGCTCGCGGCGATCGTGCTGGTCGTCGCGTTCGACGCGGAGGTCACCAAGCTCATCCAGCTCTACATCGTCGGCGTCTTCGTGTCGTTCGTGCTCAGCCAGAGCGGCATGATCCGGCACTGGAACCGGCTGCTGGCCTCCGAGACCGACCCCACCGCACGCCGCCGGATGCGCCGCTCGCAGGCGATCAACAGCTTCGGCCTGTTCATGACGAGCGCCGTGCTGATCATCGTGCTGATCACCAAGTTCCTGAACGGCGCGTGGATCGCCATCGCCGCGATGGCCGCCATCTACGGTCTGATGACCGCCATCCGCCGGCACTACGACCGCGTCGCCGAGGAGCTGCGCCAGCAGGAGCAGAACAAGGAGCAGCAGAAGCTGCTGCCCGCCCGCAACCACGCCATGGTGCTCGTCTCCAAGCTGCACATGCCCACCCTGCGGGCCATGGCGTACGCCAAGGCCACCCGACCGGACATCCTGGAGGCGGTGACCGTCAACGTGGACGACATGGACACCCGCCGGCTCGTGCAAGCGTGGGGGAAGGAGAACTTCAAGGTGCCGCTGAAGGTGATCGAGTCCCCGTACCGGGAGATCACCAGGCCGGTCCTGGAGTACGTCAAACGGGTCCGCACGGACAACCCGCGCGACGTGGTGACGGTGTTCATCCCGGAGTACGTGGTCGGTCACTGGTGGGAGCAGTTCCTGCACAACCAGAGCGCGCTGAGGCTGAAGGGCAGGCTGCTGTTCCAGCCGGGCGTGATGGTGACGAGCGTGCCCTGGCAGCTGGCGTCATCCTCGAAGGTGACCGACAAAGACGACGTCGTCGCGCCCGGCGCCATCCGGCGTGGTCTGGACAAGCGTGGCCAAGAGGATCAGAGGAACGGCAAGTGA